A stretch of DNA from Enterococcus gilvus ATCC BAA-350:
GTTTCTGGTTTCGCTGGTTGGTCGATGTCGTACAAATAGCCGTTCTTTCCATCTCTTCCACATTTGGTTTGGTCGTAGGAGTCACTATCTATGCAGATATTCGCGGCAATCGCCACTTCCTTGCTTCCCTAAAAAAAGAGACCCTCATATTCACCAGCCATCCCGTAGATCTATCCTACCTTTGACAAAGTCAGCTCGCAGCCTTCCATTCAAACAAAAAGTCAAAAGTCTTTTAAACAAAAAGATACCCGCGATCAGTAAAATCGCAAGTATCTCTCTTTCTCCTAAACGAACAGCCGTTTCAAGAGATTATTCGATTGAGTCGGTATGCATATTCCGCCATCGCTGGATGGTCTGGGTTAGTAATTTTTTTAATGCGGGTGTTAAAAGTAGATAAAAGATGACGTTCCCAAACGCATGCATCGTATCTACAGGAATCCCGGCTAAATAGTAGGGCAAAAACGCTGAGATTCCGAGAAAAGGTGCTTGAACTGCCGAGATGAAGAAGCCGAAAAGTAAACCTGTGATCCCGGCGTAAATCGTCTGCAATAAAATACTTTGCCTGAATTTCGGGATTTTTTTGAGCACTCCTGTCAATAAAATAATTAGAAAGTAGGTTACCACTTGGGCAATAGTCCAGACGCCCATCCCCATATAAAAATTGGTAATGAGGATCGACAGCAGGCTGACCAACAGTCCTTGATAGGTGCCCCAGTAAATGGTGATGATCAACAGTATGGCGGTGACTGGCTGCACGTTTACGATAAATTGAAAGGCCGTTCGACTGACGACACATAAGGCGACCAGCATAGATAATAAACTTAATTCCTTCACTCCTAGTGAAAAGACGGAAGCGATGGATTGCTTAGAATTGTTCAAGCTTGAACACCACACGATCATCCTTTTTCAGAGTAACGTCCTTGGCGCCCGAATTGACTTGTTCATCATTGATGGTGAATACCCAATATTTATTGTTCTTTTCATCCTGTGCGTGACCATCGATCGAGGTGATCATGCCATTGTCGTCTTCAACGGCATAGGTTTCTTTTAAGACATCAAATAGTGATTGTCCCTTTTCAAAGGAAACCTGTTTTTTTGACAGCTCTTTATCTCCGTCTACTAGCGTGATGCTTGCTTTTTCTCCTATTTTTTCGCTGCTTGCGACCGTTTCTTTAGCCGAACTGCTGTCTGACGACTCCGACGGCTTAGAAGTACACCCGCTAATAAGTGTTAAACTAAAAATAAGTGCAAAAAATACTGTTATTTTTTTCATTTTTCTATCCCCTTTAGCTATTTAAATTAAAAGACACCCAAAATCAATGGGTATCAAATAAACGGAAACAAACGATCCTGATCTTGCTTGTTTGAAATCTATTTATTAGATAACGCGTTCGTCGACTTTCAATAAGTGCTCGAATAACAGCACGAAACAAATTTCCAGCGAACAAAAACAGATGCCTCTGCATCAAAAATACCAGATTTGACCATTAGATTAAAGTATCAGAGGCGATCTGATTGCCATTATTGAGATAAAACAAATAAGTACTATTTAATAAGATATAATTGCTCTGAAACGGCAATATAGCTCTGCTGGTTATTGGACACTTAAAATGGTTCAGCTTATTGGAATAGTTAGCGAAAACCTTCGAATAAGGAAAACACCATAACGTCTTGAAGATCGCGGTTTAGTAGTGATCCTGCTCATCAAAGAGAATAAAAAACAGCATAAAAAATACCAACTAGATTTTCCAGTCGGTATATGGTCTCACGTCACTCTGATATTCAACCCAGCCGCTCCAAAACGTCTGCTATCTCAGTCAAAACTTCTGCGTCGGTTTCGGTTTCTTTTAATTCCTGCAATAGACGGATAGTTTCATCGGGTGCTTTTTTTGTCAGTTGACCTAATGCCCAGACGGCGGTGCCCCGAATGACTGGACGCTGGTCTTTTAAACAGTCACGAATTTCTGGCAAAGCTTCTCTGCCGCCAAGGTTGGCTAAGGCGATCAATGCATTGCGCTGCAGCGGTTTTTTCCCGCGCCATGATCCGGCCAAATGCCCAAATTGTTCATTGAACTCGCGATTTGAAATAGTAAGGAGCGGGGTCAATTTCGGATAGACCTCATCGACTTTCGGCTCCATTTCCTCGTGAAAATGAAAGTCTTTCCCGCGGTTATAGGGACAGACGAGTTGACAAATATCACAGCCGTAAATGACATTGCGCATTTTTTTGCGATATTGCTCCGGCATCATGCCTTTGGTTTGAGTCTGATAGGAAAGACATTTTTTGGCGTTCATCCGGCCATCGCCCAATAAGGCACCCGTAGGACAGCCAGTAATGCACCGTGTACAATCCCCGCAGCCATTTGGAACGGGCTGATCTGGCTCAAACTGAATATTCGTGATGATTTCGCCAAGATACACGAAAGAACCATATTCTTCAGTGATTAGTAATCCATTGCGCCCGATAAAGCCCAGACCTGCTCGTTGTGCAACCGCCACATCCATCAGCTCACCTGTATCGACCTGTGGAGCAAACCGCCACTCGGCTTGGAGCTGTTCCGTTTCCGCCTGCTCCTTGATAAAGGCGATCAGCTTCGTCAGCCGCTCTTCTAAAATAAAATGATAATCTGTTCCCCACGAAGCACGGGCAAATTGTCCACGTTTTTCATCTCGGGGAACTTTTTCATGGATTTTGGTTGGGTATGCCAAGGCAATCGCGATAATGCTTTTGGGATCTTCAAAGGTTTCCTCTGGATATAGCCGTTCCTTGATGTTTTGATGTTCAAAACCAGAAGTATGGCCCAGTGAGCGTTGCTCCAGCAACGATTCTTCCAAATAATCAAAAGGCTCGGCGGTTGTAAAGCCAATTTTATCTATACCTAGCTGCTTGCTTTCAGCAATGATCCGTTCTTTTAAAGTTTGCATAGTTCCACTCCTAGTTCGTACTAAAGAAATCTTTTTTTCATAAACCGAAAAAATGAATCTGATTCTCACCACGTATGTCATTCTACTAATCCCTGCTGAAGCAGAAAGTAGAACTGAGATCCTAGTTCGTACTAAAGAAATCTTTTTTTCATAAACCGAAAAAATGAATCTGATTCTCACCACGTATGTCATTCTACTAAGTCCTGCTGAAGCAGGAGGTAGAACTGAGATCCTGATACGAAATTACAGGCTTACTATATCATATGTTCCTTACATCCTAAAGAAATTGACTGCTCTACAAGCGTGTTCTTACGACCTTTTTAGTATGTACATATTGCTGAAAATTTATTTTTTTCGTATAAAATACGTCAATAACTGAGGCAATAAATCACTTCCATCCGATTATTCTCTCCTTCTTCAAGGGTTCACACGCCTATCATTCTTCCTAAGAATGATACAATAACACTATAAATAACTAGGGCTGAACAGGCTTTATAGGAGGAGGCACTTTTATGCATTGGGCTTTTCAACTTGCGACTGAATTGATTGAGAAACATAAGGAGGACCAGACACCCATCACCTGCGCGTCAGGGGTCAGTCCTTCGGGATATGTCCATGTGGGGAATTTTCGCGAGATCGCTACCACATATTTTGTGACACAGGCACTTAAACATCTAGGCGCAGCACCGCGCTATATTTTATCTTGGGATGATTACGATCGATTGCGGAAAATTCCGAAAAACGTCAGCGGCGTCTCCGAAGAAAACATCGGATTGCCGTATACCAAGGTAGCACCCCCGGCGGATGCGGATACAGGCGCAGCGTCATATGGCAATTATTTTGAAAAGATGTTTATCGGCGATCTGGCAAAATTAAACATTCGACCAGAGTTCATTTTTGAAACGAAACGTTATGAGGGCGGGGCTTATAACGAGGAACTGGCATTGGTTTTAGCCAAGCGGAAAGAGATTTATGATATTTTAAGCCGCTTTCGGACAGAAGCCGCTAACGAGGAGGAACGGGAAGCCTACTATCCTATCTCCTTGTACTGTGATCAGTGCGGGCATGACAGCACGACGGTGACCAATTACGACGAAGCCACTCAGATGCTGAGCTATACGTGCAAAAATTGCGGGCACGAAGGAACTCAGACTATTGGAAAACACCAGCACATCAAGCTTCATTGGAAGATTGATTGGCCGATGCGTTGGCGCTATGAAAAAGTCGCCTTTGAACCTGGTGGCAAGGACCACTCATCGAAAAACGGGAGCTTCGATGTTGCAAAAGCGATCGCTAAGGAAATCTTTGACTGGAAGGCACCGCTGTATCAGCCTTATGATTTCGTCAACATCAAAGGACAAACTATGAAGATGTCCAGCTCAACTGGAAATATTTTGACGTTGCCAGACTTGCTTTCGATCTACACCCCTGAATTGGTACTGTATTTGTATGCCAAATACCAGCCAAAAGCGCAATTTGATTTAGGACTCGACGATGATGTACTAAGGAACTATTCTGAATTCGAACGATTGGTTCAAAAGGCCAAAAACACAGAACTGGATGAAACGAATCAGCAATTGCTGCAATTGACCGGTGTCGACTTGGATCAGGTGTACCCAAGCTTCAACCATGTCGTCAGCATCTTATCCCTGACCGCAAACAACACAGAAATCGCCAAAGAACTGCTTATCAATGAGCATGTCTATACAGAAGACGCGATCGATCATATTTTGCCGCGGGCCAGCTACTGGATCGAAAATGACGCGACCTCACGACTGGTCACGATCAACCAAACGCCGAATCGTGACGTTTACGACCAATTGACCACTCCAGTCAAAGCGCAAGTCGCTAAATTTAAAGACCTATTAGCGACGAGCGGTGATTTGAACGAGGGAGACTTGATGCAGGCCATCTACGACCTGACAGATGCCACGGATAAAAAAGAAAAACGCGCAGAACAAAAAGAACTCTTCTCTGCCATTTATCAACTGACCTTGAACCAAGACCACGGACCACGCATCCCATTACTGATCAAAGTCGTGGGTCCTGAAAAGCTGCAGCAATTACTAGATTTCAACTAAAGAGAACACGTTAGCGACCAAAAGAATAACATCTTTTGGTCGTTTCTTTGTTTGACAAGCTAATAACCATTAGCTAAAATGACCATATAAAAGCGAATGGTTATTAGCTAGAAAGGATGCGCCCTATGAAGAAAGGCACTACAAAGAAACGGATCGTGGAAGAAGCCTCCCGTCTTTTCGCCAAAAAAGGCTATGAAGCCGTGAATGTCGAGACAATTGCCCGTGCTGTAGGTATCAAGGCCCCCTCTTTGTATAAGCATTATCGGAACAAGCAGGAATTATTCGATGCTGTCGTGGCGGAAATGAACAGCCGTTATGAAGCAACTATGTCAGCCTTTCAGATGGATGGCTATGAGGGCGAAGCAGATGCTCCGCTGTTTGCGGAGAAGACGGAAGAGCAGCTTGTTGTTATTGGTATACAGTTTTTTATGTTCTTTTTACATGATGACTACGCATCGAATTTTCGGAAGCTGCTGACGATCGAGCAGTTTCAGAATCCGAGATTGGCAGCATTATTTACGCAACAATACACAGACAAACCTCTGGCGTATCAGGAAAAGCTGTTTACCCTGTTGATAGAAGCTGATGTGCTGCGTGACTGTGATCCAAAGATCATGGCCTTGCATTTTTATGCCCCGATTCAATTACTATTAACCCTTTGCGACCGCCAGCCAGAAAGAGAACCCGAAGCCTTGCGGACAGTAGAGCAGCATATTCGTCAGTTTTATACTCTTTATCAGAAAGGAACGAATGCCCATGAGTAGAAAAAGAGATCTGATCCAGTGGTGTGGTTTATTCGGTATCGTCAGCTTTCTTTCTTATATTTCTGCTGTTCTTTTCAGCCCATTGGCCTATCCTGGATATAACTGGATGGCACAGGCAGTGAGTGATCTGAGTGCAGATACCTCTCCTGCCAGAGTCTTGTGGAATCAGCTTTCCGCCTTGTCTGGTGTCGGCAGTGTGGTGTGCATCATGATGGTCTGTGTCTTTATCCAAGGCAAATTAACGAAATCTATACGCTTGGGCATCTATCTTTTTGCTGCGATGCTCTGGGCATCAGCGGTGGGATATACGCTATTCCCTCTGAGTGAGAGCGGCTTTGGCGGAAGATCCTTTCAAGATTTCATGCACATTGGAATGACTGTCTTAGTGGTTAGCCTGTCTATCGCTTCGCTTCTGCTTATCCTGATCGGCGGATTTCATTCGAAACAGTACCGATCATTGGCAGTTTGGGCCACCCTGGCGCTGCTGCTGATGCTTGCCGGAGCCATCGGTGTCAATGTTGTTCCTACCCGATACTTCGGTATTCCCGAACGCTTCAGTGTGCTAGCAGCAATGGGCTTTAATGCTGTGTTGGGCGTTTATTTGTTTTTAGGCTTTTTTGAGAATTAAATTTTAACGATTTACTCCGTTTTTTTCCACGTTTCCAACTGTTTAAAATAACTAAATGAATATATAAAAATCACAGAAACCCAATCATTCATCCACTTTATTTTTATGGAAATTTCCTTTTGCTGCAATTATTGTTCGTTATACTGAAGCTATCAAAAAATCACAGAGGTATCATTTATGAAGGACAATAACAACAGTATAAAAGGAAAAAATACCACCGTAACGACACTGATTCTTTTTTTAGTAATCCTCATCGCTCTCTTTCTTGCGTTTATCACTGGCGCGAAGTTGGCAGAATCGAAAGCGCCGGCACCTGCATCAAAAGCACCTACATCGAGCAGTACTATTCAGTCTTCGGAGAGCTCTTCTTCATCAAGCAGTGGATCTACCGAAAGTTCATCGGCTGCGAGTACGTCCACGACGGAGAGCACTCCCGCTGAAACTGTTGAACAGGGCTCTTATGGCGTCACTTTTCCTAAAGGTGCCATTTTAATGGGAGAGACAACTATCTTCGGATTTTCTGTAACAACCTATCCGCAGAGTGACAAACTCGCCGTCTCTTATAGTCCCAAAGGAAATTATACTCCAGGTGCTCACATGAGCAGCGTGGCTGGCTTTTACCCGACGGACATTCCAATGACAACGATCCCTGTCAATGAAAATGGCGTCACAAAAAACGTTACTGTCTCGACAGAATTGAAGCTTTCTGAAAGTGACAGCAGTAAACCTGACCTAGCATTCTTTCTTAACTTTAACAACAACGATACGAAGGTTTTTGCCTACTTGAATAATAACAAAAATGTTGTTCTTGCCTTTACTCCACCCAACAATAACGGCCCCTATATCGCAGTCGTCCTTTATGAGACACAGATGTAATCCCACGTCTTATAAGTTTCTTTAACTTGGAGGACGTGTTTTATTATTCATTCGATGATGCTTTTCAAGTGCCCTCATAATAGGGTAAAATCAAGTAACAGAGACACGAGTCTTATAAGAAAGAGGGCATTTATGTATACGATTTTAAAAAACGGGTTTCGTTTTCTATTAG
This window harbors:
- a CDS encoding ECF transporter S component; translated protein: MIVWCSSLNNSKQSIASVFSLGVKELSLLSMLVALCVVSRTAFQFIVNVQPVTAILLIITIYWGTYQGLLVSLLSILITNFYMGMGVWTIAQVVTYFLIILLTGVLKKIPKFRQSILLQTIYAGITGLLFGFFISAVQAPFLGISAFLPYYLAGIPVDTMHAFGNVIFYLLLTPALKKLLTQTIQRWRNMHTDSIE
- a CDS encoding DUF4430 domain-containing protein, with amino-acid sequence MKKITVFFALIFSLTLISGCTSKPSESSDSSSAKETVASSEKIGEKASITLVDGDKELSKKQVSFEKGQSLFDVLKETYAVEDDNGMITSIDGHAQDEKNNKYWVFTINDEQVNSGAKDVTLKKDDRVVFKLEQF
- the queG gene encoding tRNA epoxyqueuosine(34) reductase QueG yields the protein MQTLKERIIAESKQLGIDKIGFTTAEPFDYLEESLLEQRSLGHTSGFEHQNIKERLYPEETFEDPKSIIAIALAYPTKIHEKVPRDEKRGQFARASWGTDYHFILEERLTKLIAFIKEQAETEQLQAEWRFAPQVDTGELMDVAVAQRAGLGFIGRNGLLITEEYGSFVYLGEIITNIQFEPDQPVPNGCGDCTRCITGCPTGALLGDGRMNAKKCLSYQTQTKGMMPEQYRKKMRNVIYGCDICQLVCPYNRGKDFHFHEEMEPKVDEVYPKLTPLLTISNREFNEQFGHLAGSWRGKKPLQRNALIALANLGGREALPEIRDCLKDQRPVIRGTAVWALGQLTKKAPDETIRLLQELKETETDAEVLTEIADVLERLG
- the lysS gene encoding lysine--tRNA ligase; amino-acid sequence: MHWAFQLATELIEKHKEDQTPITCASGVSPSGYVHVGNFREIATTYFVTQALKHLGAAPRYILSWDDYDRLRKIPKNVSGVSEENIGLPYTKVAPPADADTGAASYGNYFEKMFIGDLAKLNIRPEFIFETKRYEGGAYNEELALVLAKRKEIYDILSRFRTEAANEEEREAYYPISLYCDQCGHDSTTVTNYDEATQMLSYTCKNCGHEGTQTIGKHQHIKLHWKIDWPMRWRYEKVAFEPGGKDHSSKNGSFDVAKAIAKEIFDWKAPLYQPYDFVNIKGQTMKMSSSTGNILTLPDLLSIYTPELVLYLYAKYQPKAQFDLGLDDDVLRNYSEFERLVQKAKNTELDETNQQLLQLTGVDLDQVYPSFNHVVSILSLTANNTEIAKELLINEHVYTEDAIDHILPRASYWIENDATSRLVTINQTPNRDVYDQLTTPVKAQVAKFKDLLATSGDLNEGDLMQAIYDLTDATDKKEKRAEQKELFSAIYQLTLNQDHGPRIPLLIKVVGPEKLQQLLDFN
- a CDS encoding TetR/AcrR family transcriptional regulator translates to MKKGTTKKRIVEEASRLFAKKGYEAVNVETIARAVGIKAPSLYKHYRNKQELFDAVVAEMNSRYEATMSAFQMDGYEGEADAPLFAEKTEEQLVVIGIQFFMFFLHDDYASNFRKLLTIEQFQNPRLAALFTQQYTDKPLAYQEKLFTLLIEADVLRDCDPKIMALHFYAPIQLLLTLCDRQPEREPEALRTVEQHIRQFYTLYQKGTNAHE
- a CDS encoding DUF998 domain-containing protein, which codes for MSRKRDLIQWCGLFGIVSFLSYISAVLFSPLAYPGYNWMAQAVSDLSADTSPARVLWNQLSALSGVGSVVCIMMVCVFIQGKLTKSIRLGIYLFAAMLWASAVGYTLFPLSESGFGGRSFQDFMHIGMTVLVVSLSIASLLLILIGGFHSKQYRSLAVWATLALLLMLAGAIGVNVVPTRYFGIPERFSVLAAMGFNAVLGVYLFLGFFEN